The Culicoidibacter larvae sequence AGTCACTGAAGAGATGGTATTGCCGATGATTATTCATCAGAAGATTTCCAAGGTGATGGCAGAGCGTCTGTTTGCAGTAGATGATGGTGAGGTTTTATCAGCCATTGAATGCCACACAACTTTAAAAGGTGAGCATTCTAAGTTGGACTTAGTAGTATTTATTGCGGATAAGATTAAATGGGATCAACCGGGTGAGCCACCATATTTACAAGGATTACAGAATGCGCTCAATAACTCACTTGAAGAAGCTGCATATTTCTATATCGATTATATTTTGCATAATAATATCAAAGTAGTTCATCCGTGGCTACAAGCGGGATATACGAGTTTGCAGTTTGACTTGGAAAAGTAGCTGAAATATAGGAATATTATTGGTCGGAAAATGGTGAGTTTCAATGAAAAAAACGCCTTTTGCCATTGTAATACAACCTTTTTGTGATATAATGAATGAAATAAATAAGCAGGGAATTTTCCTTGCAGAGATGGAGGAATTACATATGTCAGCAGTTTTGAAAATGCGGGTGCCGCTTCGTGATATAATTGATTTACCGATTGATCCAAATATTTTCGTGAAAGTGTATGATACAAACTACAGCGTAAATATCAAAATTTATCAAAAAGAAACCCCGATGGGAACTGAATTGTTTGTAAATGTTGATTTAGACACTGCTAGTTTACCAGGACTTTACGACGATTATGAAGCAGCGGTTTATAAATATATCCGCGAACAT is a genomic window containing:
- the yqeK gene encoding bis(5'-nucleosyl)-tetraphosphatase (symmetrical) YqeK, with translation MNQFDMINLKNAIKAFLQEHDCEETYNHCIAVGDYAAQLAGQFAIDSEKARAAGYLHDISAIYPNNQRIAIAQQLGIELVTEEMVLPMIIHQKISKVMAERLFAVDDGEVLSAIECHTTLKGEHSKLDLVVFIADKIKWDQPGEPPYLQGLQNALNNSLEEAAYFYIDYILHNNIKVVHPWLQAGYTSLQFDLEK